The sequence below is a genomic window from Aegilops tauschii subsp. strangulata cultivar AL8/78 unplaced genomic scaffold, Aet v6.0 ptg000846l_obj, whole genome shotgun sequence.
ATAGAAAGTAAATAACTCATGTTAATTAAACTTGCCACCAACCCATGAAGGACAACGTGACAACAATTGCAATTAAATATAAGTATAGGCCCCTAGATTTTGGAGAAATTTGCATGAATTAAATCCTAGGTAAAGTACGACAGATGAATATGCTTCCGGGGTTCTTATGAAATTACAACTATATTCCTCGTATTTCTTTCGACCAAGATACTTTGAATAATGAAGAATTTCCATCAAGAGGCGAGGGCTTTCCTCCTCGAGAAAAACATAGGAAGAACTTTTGGAGAACTCTTAACATAAGATATCctgcagttttttttttttgcatggaCATTGTCTCGCAGCAAAAATAGAATGTGGCTTGTATGCACTACTTTTAGTATTTGTAATAAGTTGGTGAGTAGTTGGAAATTAGATCAACTTGCTGGTACGTTTTTAATGCTGAATATCCTTAGAACATATAATTGTAAAAATGTAGAATAAGTCATGTACATGCTAAGATGTGGACTAAACTAAAAAGAAGGTTAAGTAACACTTACATCAATACACTGTAGGCAAGGTGCAGCTTCAAGGATAAACAGTGTCCAGTTCAGATCACACTCATTGAAGATATCCCAAAGAAACACAGAGGTCAGGTTTCTGAACATAGCAGTGAGCTTCTTCGGATGTTCTGGCAGAATCCAAATCTACAGCAAGAACATAAACACACGGCTGAAATTGGTACAGAAGGACATATGGTATGTAGATGCAGAAGATATTTAAGTGGTGCGCAGAAATTAATTGTACCATTTGTTGCTCGAAACCAAGATGAAGACTCAACAGGTTGCTGGCACTCCTTGACAGGCACTCGCTCAGCGGAAATGGCCTCTACCATGCCATGGCTCTAGAATCGAGTAGTACACTGCGAAGCTCAGGAACATAGCCAAAGTGCAGTGGAAGCTTCTCGGAGATCCAAGAATGGCACACCACTTGCCTAAGCTTAGGGACAGAAATGAGGTCGATCCGCGTGCACCCAACACAGAGGAACTTGAGCTCCTGGATCCCAGAGCACGGCGTGTCGATCTTGAGCACGAAGGGCAGATCAACCAGTCTGCAGGTACGCAGGGTGAGGCGCCTGAGCCTACCACAAGAGCTAATGAGCTCGGTGATGTCAGAATGACCAAATGCAAGGCGCTCGAGTGCAAGACTCGTGAGCCAAGAGAAGGCGACCGGGTAGGCCTGGCAGAAGGACATGAACTGCCGCCCAATCTCAGCGCGCTGCGGGACGGTGTTGCTCGGGGACGGCAGGGATATGCAAAACTCAAGGCATTCGGTCTGGCCCAAGCTCACGACGTCCTGGACGAGGCGGCCTATGGTGCTCAGGTGAGGAGGGGAAGGCATGTAGAAGCCGAGGATAAGGGACTTGAGGGCGCTGCTCTCGGCGAGGGGAACCACGGCGAGCAGCGACCGCGCCGCACCCGTGAACGCGTCCATGGCCTCGAGCGGCGTCGCGCCCTGGAAGTGAGCGACGTCGAGGTCCACGCGCGAGAGGTGCTTCGGGAGGCGCCGCCACCGTCTCGAGAGCGCCCCGGCGCGGACCGCCTCGCGCAGGTCAAGGCGCTCGAGGATCTCGAGGAGGAGGTGCTCGGGGAGAGCGCTGATCCTGTCCGCGCCGGCGTTGAACTTGGGCGGCGGGGCCGGCTGATTGACCGAAACCCTAGCGGCGGCCTTCTGCTCCGAGGCCGCGGCTCCTCCGGCGCTCCGCTCCCCACCTCCCGCCTGTGGCCGTCGATCTGGACCGGACGGGGAGCGCCGCCCCCTCGGCGCGACCATCTCGATCCGACTCCCCTTCGACCCCCGCCGGCTAGCCGCCGATTTCGATTTGGTGCTCTCTCGGCAGGCACGGCTGGATGGGGACAAACTTTTTTTTTCCCACTCTCCAGTGTAGTGTGACACTTTCCAGTTTCCACTAGGTGGGCCTTTTGCATCTTGATGATACataatatttttaaaaaaatggttaatttgataaatgccactcca
It includes:
- the LOC109740022 gene encoding LOW QUALITY PROTEIN: uncharacterized protein (The sequence of the model RefSeq protein was modified relative to this genomic sequence to represent the inferred CDS: substituted 1 base at 1 genomic stop codon), with product MVAPRGRRSPSGPDRRPQAGGGERSAGGAAASEQKAAARVSVNQPAPPPKFNAGADRISALPEHLLLEILERLDLREAVRAGALSRRWRRLPKHLSRVDLDVAHFQGATPLEAMDAFTGAARSLLAVVPLAESSALKSLILGFYMPSPPHLSTIGRLVQDVVSLGQTECLEFCISLPSPSNTVPQRAEIGRQFMSFCQAYPVAFSWLTSLALERLAFGHSDITELISSCGRLRRLTLRTCRLVDLPFVLKIDTPCSGIQELKFLCVGCTRIDLISVPKLRQVVCHSWISEKLPLHFGYVPELRSVLLDSRAMAWXRPFPLSECLSRSASNLLSLHLGFEQQMIWILPEHPKKLTAMFRNLTSVFLWDIFNECDLNWTLFILEAAPCLQCIDLSRHSCIETPDNSAEKTNVVWEPSKDFKHLNLKLLGIQGCEDEDKVTNYVRLVMERAVRPLIIKLQDEFPCRDCNATNLDRSKADKASRRRIKERLAHGSSSCVKIVI